Proteins encoded within one genomic window of Oncorhynchus mykiss isolate Arlee unplaced genomic scaffold, USDA_OmykA_1.1 un_scaffold_216, whole genome shotgun sequence:
- the LOC110513777 gene encoding proline-rich protein 36 isoform X3 — protein sequence MEDNLERVLHCDDKEELRRKLALLQREYSRTVRRLQRAERSDAVRKHVRSRISEQNLQDQTDPVPASTFPNPALPPLSLGSPARTAPGSASPPGPAGDSTVAASCPVESENPRRRSPSIRFLLPVDDSCPRTPDLNPHRRSHSLRLRSRRSRLRWERTGRVQGGEGAGGRYDTETSEDGLELEAQTEKEEDGEKRNMEEEKEGVKKELEREENEREIPDKEAMKQSDGEEREEQRTYGQKEIGSPLPSLRRDGENEREEGSDSGAEGVSVLGAVGLCNTGRVLDSCTLVEGLPFPVEYYIRTTRRMASSQSHRDLQAVILNQLNRGHHRRSKVRMSNTHSLSTSHSESLAQPSNHRQCSSQLTSNSPTNRTPVEEPSANQMLTAESGTNQSESLPSRACSVRPIRGRRRRGRRPKLGRSLSLDSDPPAPVPDNTQTPAAISPASQPLPGGGCTERWPLSGGVEEQLYPIFRRSCVSPLIHTAKQSKESVWSLLLPSSLSPGGPAVHPGSLGRVISTFDLQDFHLPDDQFGQLKLQKLRASSAVAEPEPFSPYNMRRRRNRGSVHGLHGDTGGQMSKAPTPEPLPLSLTPPVTDCVTPVEQSIDRSLGQHLIDHPIGQQSTDALDHSTDLHSEYHSVCQFTDHLVDQPTGHQSTDHLVDQPTGHQSTDHPVDQPIGHQSTDQPTGHQSTDLPVDQPIGHQSTDQPVDQPIGHQSTDQPVDQPTGHQSTDHPVDQPTGHQSIDQPVDQPTGHQSIDHSVGQPIGHQSTDQPTGHQSTDHPVDQPIGHQSTDQPVDQPTGHQSTDQPVDQPTGHQSTDHPVDQPVGHQLTVLVGQSIDFPSVDQQTGRLTTECPSLQTETKTECPPECPSFHTKTKCLSPCPTEFPVECLTKCPSVCTTECPSLRTETDAECAVPPSPSLLLLSPSLTSHTPHGHTLSLSSIPPLPSLGMTPSPLTPNPNIPLSLPDSPPLPSLEAVTHILSCPPTLTLPLSCPPCRPTLTLSCPPTLTLPLSCSPCPPTLTLPFPSSPSTQALSPPSLSPCPSPIIPLSSSPPSLALCHPSLVDSLPQLLLPPTPLLLPQSLPPTPNTPPPSPPIQLLRQPAPSLHSTRQATEERGEGEEERALRKKEEKRRDGMTEEGVLKLSHTLKAPAGGSLVDVCCVSWLSVGVCVAVAEEWEVCVWGQNNPPHWRRLHTWTFIEQTTTPGSTPIS from the exons ATGGAGGATAATTTGGAGCGCGTGCTCCATTGCGATGACAAGGAGGAG TTGAGGCGGAAACTGGCCCTGCTACAGAGGGAGTACTCCAGGACAGTTCGGAGATTACAG cgagctgAGCGTTCAGATGCCGTGCGGAAGCATGTGAGGAGTCGGATCTCTGAGCAGAACCTCCAGGACCAGACAGACCCAGTCCCTGCCAGCACCTTTCCCAACCCagctctacctcccctctcacTTGGTAGCCCTGCTAGGACAGCCCCAGGTTCGGCCTCACCACCAGGCCCCGCTGGAG acTCGACTGTGGCGGCATCGTGTCCGGTGGAATCTGAGAACCCCAGGCGGAGGAGTCCGTCCATCCGCTTCCTCCTCCCTGTCGATGACTCTTGCCCTCGGACACCTGACCTTAACCCTCACAGACGAAGCCACTCCCTCCGGCTGAGGTCACGGAGAAGCCGGCTGCGCTGGGAGCGGACGGGGAGGGTCCAGGGCGGCGAGGGGGCAGGGGGGAGGTACGACACTGAGACCAGCGAGGATGGGCTGGAGCTGGAAGCACaaacagagaaagaagaggatggagagaagagaaatatggaggaagagaaggagggtgtaaagaaagagctagagagggaggagaatgagagggaaaTTCCAGATAAAGAGGCAATGAAACAgagcgatggagaggagagagaagaacagaggacaTATGGACAGAAGGAGATCGGTTCACCCCTTCCTTCtctgaggagagatggagagaatgagagagaagagggaagtgATTCAGGAGCTGAGGGAGTCTCCGTGTTAGGGGCTGTTGGGTTGTGTAACACTGGGCGAGTCCTGGACTCGTGCACCCTGGTGGAAGGTCTGCCGTTCCCAGTAGAATACTACATCAGAACCACAAGACGCATGGCCTCTTCACAGAGCCACAG AGACCTGCAGGCTGTCATTCTGAACCAACTCAACAGGGGGCACCACAGAAGGAGCAAGGTCCGGATgtctaacacacactcactctcaacTTCACACTCCGAATCACTAGCACAACCCTCCAATCACCGCCAGTGCTCCAGTCAACTGACCTCAAACTCACCGACCAATCGCACACCGGTCGAGGAGCCATCAGCCAATCAGATGCTTACCGCTGAGTCAGGGACCAATCAGAGTGAGAGTTTACCCTCCAGAGCCTGCAGTGTTCGGCCTATCAGAGgccggaggaggagaggaaggaggccGAAACTGGGCCGCTCTCTAAGTTTGGACTCGGATCCTCCAGCACCAGTCCCAGACAACACCCAGACCCCGGCCGCTATTAGCCCAGCCTCacagcctctccctgggggtgGATGTACGGAGCGCTGGCCTCTCTCTGGAGGTGTGGAGGAACAGCTTTATCCCATCTTCAGAAGGAGCTGTGTCTCTCCCCTCATTCACACAGCAAAGCAGAGCAAAG agagtgtgtggtCTCTCCttctgccctcctccctctcccctggagGACCAGCAGTGCACCCTGGGAGTCTGGGCCGCGTCATCTCAACCTTTGACCTCCAGGATTTCCATCTCCCCGACGACCAGTTCGGACAGCTAAAGCTCCAGAAGCTTCGCGCCTCGTCTGCCGTTGCCGAACCGGAACCCTTCTCACCTTACAACATGCGTCGTCGCCGCAACAGAGGCTCGGTCCACGGTCTCCACGGCGACACAGGCGGTCAGATGTCTAAAGCGCCTACGCCTGAGCCCCTCCCTCTCAGCCTCACCCCTCCTGTCACAGACTGCGTCACTCCGGTAGAACAGTCTATAGACAGATCTTTAGGCCAGCATCTTATAGACCACCCTATAGGCCAGCAGTCTACAGACGCACTAGACCATTCTACAGACCTCCATTCGGAGTACCATTCAGTTTGCCAGTTTACAGACCACCTTGTAGACCAGCCTACTGGCCATCAGTCTACAGACCACCTTGTAGACCAGCCTACTGGCCATCAGTCTACAGACCACCCTGTAGACCAGCCTATAGGCCATCAGTCTACAGACCAGCCTACTGGCCATCAGTCTACAGACCTTCCTGTAGACCAGCCTATTGGCCATCAGTCTACAGACCAACCCGTAGACCAGCCTATTGGCCATCAGTCTACAGACCAACCCGTAGACCAGCCTACTGGCCATCAGTCTACAGACCACCCCGTAGACCAGCCTACTGGCCATCAGTCTATAGACCAACCCGTAGACCAGCCTACTGGCCATCAGTCTATAGACCACTCTGTAGGCCAGCCTATAGGCCATCAGTCTACAGACCAGCCTACTGGCCATCAGTCTACAGACCACCCTGTAGACCAGCCTATTGGCCATCAGTCTACAGACCAACCCGTAGACCAGCCTACTGGCCATCAGTCTACAGACCAACCCGTAGACCAGCCTACTGGCCATCAGTCTACAGACCACCCCGTAGACCAGCCTGTAGGCCATCAGCTTACCGTTTTAGTAGGCCAGTCTATAGACTTTCCTTCAGTAGACCAGCAGACAGGCCGACTCACTACTGAGTGCCCTTCCCTTCAAACTGAAACCAAGACCGAGTGCCCTCCCGAGTGTCCATCCTTCCACACAAAGACTAAATGCCTTTCTCCGTGCCCTACGGAGTTCCCTGTCGAGTGCCTTACCAAATGTCCTTCCGTGTGCACTACTGAGTGCCCTTCCCTCCGGACGGAGACAGATGCAGAGTGTGCTGTCCCCCCCAGCCCTTCCCTGCTCCTCCTTAGCCCCTCCCTAACCAGCCACACCCCTCACGGACAcaccctttccctctcctccattcccccctTACCTTCCTTAGGGATGACCCCTAGCCCCTTGACCCCTAACCCCAAcatacccctctccctccctgacagCCCCCCATTACCTTCTTTAGAGGCGGTGACTCACATCCTCTCCTGCCCCCCCACTctgaccctccctctctcctgccctccctgCCGCCCCACTCTgaccctctcctgccctcccactctgaccctccccctctcctgctctccctgtccccctactctgaccctccccttcccctctagTCCCTCCACCCaagccctctctcctccctccctctctccctgcccatctccaatcatccctctctcctcctcccctccctccctcgctctctgccacCCCAGCCTGGTTGATTCCCTGCCCCAACTTTTGCTCCCTCCCACTCCTCTACTACTGCCTCaatctctccctccaaccccaaaTACACCCCCTCCATCGCCCCCTATCCAGCTTCTTCGCCAGCcagctccctctctccactcaacCAGACAGGCCaccgaggagagaggagagggagaggaggagagagcgttGAGGaaaaaagaggagaagaggagggatggGATGACAGAGGAGGGTGTCttaaagctctctcacacactgaaG gcccCTGCAGGAGGCAGCCTGGTGGATGTCTGCTGTGTGTCGTGGTTGTCAGTAGGTGTATGTGTAGCGGTGGCAGAAGAGTGGGaggtgtgtgtttggggtcagaACAACCCCCCACACTGGAGACGACTCCACACCTGGACCTTCATAGAA cagacgaccacaccggggtccactcctatcagctaa